A part of Sander vitreus isolate 19-12246 chromosome 8, sanVit1, whole genome shotgun sequence genomic DNA contains:
- the sntb2 gene encoding beta-2-syntrophin has protein sequence MAIWTRADKNGQLDLLLRDRWIRVTAELTRETLTLTAEAEGTGQGGNHWDYNNSSAGLRNGMSNGNDPGTSPGNLGRGQTPGQDQNHGGRGRSGSPGRGVVSRGQYDGLNSPGKYPNNGTNSDFGSPGSSYGSPGSSFGSRQGDIPVSLGLDGPSEAVRKVRVVKQESGGLGISIKGGRENRMPILISKIFPGLAADQSRALRVGDAIMSVNGNDLREATHDLAVQALKKAGKEVTLEVKYIREVSPLFKKPSLVADLPWDGVRPQSPSYSGSEDSGSPKHSSSSSSKDRKVISLKMCFISRNLTMPDLENRLLELHSPDGQHTVVLRCKDGPSANSWFTALHTNIAALLPHTLAHVNAYLGASSSASTHPHLKHIGWLAEQVQLEGGRQQYKPVVMALTEKDILLFESVPWSRESWSMPLLTHPLLATRLVHSGSTRGSPAQGSDLVFATRTGTGRGIESHVFRVETHWDLSSWTRALVQGAHTAAELIKEVSIGCTLNRQDVRLTLHYEKGFTVTREPADPAGGAVLYRYPYEKLKMSADDGIRNLYLDFGGPEGEMVFDLHSGPKPVVFVLHSFLSAKLTRMGLLT, from the exons ATGGCAATTTGGACCAGAGCGGACAAAAATGGTCAACTGGACCTTCTGCTCCGAGACCGCTGGATCCGAGTGACCGCTGAACTCACCCGAGAAACGCTGACTTTAACGGCCGAAGCGGAGGGAACCGGACAGGGGGGAAATCACTGGGACTACAACAACTCTTCGGCGGGCCTGCGAAATGGCATGTCGAACGGAAACGACCCGGGAACGAGTCCGGGGAACCTTGGACGTGGTCAGACCCCGGGTCAGGACCAGAACCATGGGGGTAGGGGGCGCAGCGGCAGCCCGGGGCGCGGGGTTGTCAGTCGGGGTCAATACGACGGTCTAAACAGCCCCGGGAAGTACCCGAATAACGGCACAAACTCTGACTTCGGAAGCCCCGGATCTAGCTACGGGAGTCCCGGGTCCAGCTTCGGGTCGAGACAAGGCGACATTCCCGTCAGTTTGGGTTTGGACGGCCCCTCGGAAGCTGTGCGTAAAGTCCGAGTTGTCAAACAGGAGTCTGGCGGGCTTGGGATAAGTATCAAGGGGGGCCGCGAGAACCGGATGCCCATCCTCATCTCCAAGATCTTCCCGGGGCTCGCCGCCGATCAGAGCCGGGCTCTTCGGGTGGGCGACGCGATCATGTCGGTGAATGGGAACGACCTCCGGGAGGCAACACACGACCTGGCGGTGCAGGCGCTTAAGAAGGCGGGGAAAGAAGTAACGCTGGAGG TGAAGTACATCCGTGAGGTTTCTCCACTCTTCAAGAAGCCATCCCTGGTGGCTGACCTTCCGTGGGACGGCGTCCGCCCACAGTCGCCCAGCTACAGCGGCAGCGAGGACTCCGGCTCGCCCAAACAcagcagctcctcctcctccaaagACAGAAAAGTCATAAGTCTGAAGATGTGTTTCATCAGCAGGAACCTCACCATGCCAGATCTGGAGAACAG ACTTTTGGAGCTCCATTCCCCAGACGGCCAGCACACGGTGGTGCTGCGTTGTAAAGACGGCCCCAGCGCCAACTCCTGGTTCACTGCCCTCCACACCAACATTGCCGCTCTGCTGCCACACACCCTGGCTCACGTCAACGCTTACCTGGGGGCCTCGTCTTCGGCCTCCACACACCCCCATCTCAAACACATTGGCTGGTTGGCTGAACAG GTCCAGCTGGAAGGTGGACGGCAGCAGTACAAGCCCGTGGTCATGGCACTGACGGAGAAGGACATCCTGCTGTTTGAATCGGTGCCGTGGAGCAGAGAGTCCTGGTCCATGCCTCTGCTCACACATCCGCTGCTCGCCACAAG ACTCGTTCATTCTGGCAGCACCCGGGGATCTCCTGCCCAGGGTTCAGACCTGGTGTTTGCCACTCGGACTGGCACAGGGCGGGGAATTGAGTCCCATGTCTTCCGAGTGGAGACCCACTGGGATCTGTCTTCATGGACGAGAGCCCTCGTGCAGGGGGCACACACTGCCGCTGAGCTCATCAAAGAAGTCTCTATTG gTTGCACGTTGAACAGACAGGATGTTCGACTGACGCTGCACTATGAGAAGGGCTTCACTGTGACGAGGGAGCCGGCAGATCCAGCCGGGGGCGCCGTGCTGTACAGATACCCCTACGAGAAGCTCAAAATGTCCGCCGACGATGGAATACGCAACCTCTACCTTGACTTTGGAGGTCCGGAAGGAGAAATG GTGTTTGACCTCCACTCGGGTCCAAAGCCGGTGGTGTTTGTCCTCCACTCCTTCCTGTCGGCCAAGCTTACCCGTATGGGCCTGCTGACGTGA